The following are encoded together in the Brassica napus cultivar Da-Ae chromosome A9, Da-Ae, whole genome shotgun sequence genome:
- the LOC106364071 gene encoding probable WRKY transcription factor 30: MERNNNGREWEKMKKELNELMTEGRDYAHQLKSQLGSTSSQESREHLAKKILESYHKSLTIMNYSGELDLVSPHSHGTGSPKSDDSDHQEPHIIQSSKKSMPRWTRKVRIGSGVVIDRALDDDGFSWRKYGQKDILGAKFPRGYHRCTYRKSKGCEATKQVQRSNEDPMLFEIIYRGIHSCSQASNFGSIIPVQVLEPNQTQEQENLKIVKASLDTGHHNYNHQAHLHQTLNYPLPSTLNLESNNVMLQEKDHNIGFLGSTSYSDANYNFLASHDAGSASHSTSNSPSTVGLESPFENFGPSHLFGGFGGFYS; the protein is encoded by the exons ATGGAGAGGAATAATAATGGTAGAGAGtgggagaagatgaagaaagagCTCAACGAACTGATGACAGAAGGTAGAGATTATGCTCACCAGCTCAAGTCTCAGCTTGGCTCTACTTCATCTCAAGAATCACGTGAACATTTGGCCAAGAAGATTCTTGAATCTTACCACAAGTCTCTTACCATTATGAATTACTCCGGCGAACTCGACCTAGTCTCTCCCCATTCCCACGGTACAGGGAGCCCCAAGAGCGATGATTCTGATCATCAAGAACCACATATCATCCAAAG TTCGAAGAAGTCAATGCCAAGGTGGACCCGAAAAGTCAGAATTGGCTCTGGAGTTGTGATTGACAGAGCGCTTGATGATGATGGGTTCAGTTGGAGAAAGTACGGCCAGAAGGATATCCTAGGAGCCAAGTTTCCCAG GGGATACCATAGATGCACGTATAGAAAATCTAAAGGATGCGAAGCCACCAAACAAGTCCAGAGATCCAACGAAGATCCGATGCTTTTTGAGATTATTTACCGAGGAATACATTCTTGCTCCCAAGCGTCAAATTTTGGTTCAATCATTCCGGTACAAGTTCTTGAACCAAACCAGACACAAGAACAAGAAAATCTTAAGATCGTGAAGGCAAGTCTAGACACTGGTCATCACAACTACAATCATCAAGCACATTTGCATCAAACTCTTAACTATCCTTTGCCCTCTACCCTAAATCTAGAGAGTAACAATGTGATGCTTCAAGAGAAGGATCACAACATTGGTTTCCTCGGATCTACGAGTTATAGTGATGCCAACTACAATTTTCTGGCTTCTCACGATGCTGGCTCTGCTTCTCACTCTACATCAAACTCTCCGTCCACCGTCGGTTTGGAATCTCCGTTTGAAAACTTTGGTCCAAGTCATCTATTCGGAGGTTTTGGAGGGTTCTACTCTTAA
- the LOC106366017 gene encoding RNA polymerase sigma factor sigE, chloroplastic/mitochondrial: MGVVFISSSAARSPLGLSTDLLTHRSSLKKLPSIVAFKADESTNSSLIVPREQEKHKEKRVVTKRKPSKDQNLPPLGLDYNEAAARLESIYKLSPPATSVEEDVIDASKGKVSRRRKRKESGGGEEKKVVVRSNVKKEKRLNLDKRIALKRNVQEKPVIIASAKKKVTRRQQEEEKIERLVRDYSASNDVVSLDWKKMKIPPVLSSTEHTWLFKLMQPMKALLEVKDELQKSLGKEPREAEIAREINMSVAEVKKKIKVGKAARNKLIKHNLRLVLFVMNKYFQDFTNGPKFQDLCQAGMKGLITAIDRFEPKRKFRLSTYGLFWIRHAIIRSMTTSNFTRVPFGLESVRVEIYKAKMELLFELGRLPTEEEVVERLKISPERYREVLRAAKPVYSLNTKHSVTQEEFINGITDVDGVGADNRIQPALLRLALDDVLDSLKPKESLVIRQRYGLDGKGDRTLGEIAGNLNISREMVRKHEVKALMKLKHQARVDYLRQYII; the protein is encoded by the exons ATGGGAGTTGTGTTTATTTCAAGCTCAGCTGCAAGATCTCCTCTCGGGTTAAGCACCGATCTTTTAACACACCGGTCCTCACTCAAAAAGCTGCCATCCATCGTTGCTTTCAAAGCAGATGAGTCCACCAACTCATCTTTGATCGTTCCTCGTGAGCAAGAGAAGCACAAGGAGAAGAGAGTAGTAACTAAGAGAAAGCCCTCTAAAGACCAGAACTTGCCTCCTTTAGGGTTAGATTACAATGAAGCTGCTGCAAGACTAGAAAGCATTTACAAGCTTAGTCCTCCTGCAACATCAGTGGAAGAGGATGTTATTGATGCTTCTAAAGGGAAAGTTTcacggaggaggaagaggaaagAGAGTGGCGGCGGCGAAGAGAAGAAAGTAGTTGTGAGGAGTAATGTGAAGAAGGAAAAGAGACTGAATCTTGATAAACGGATTGCGTTGAAGAGAAACGTTCAAGAGAAACCAGTTATTATTGCCTCTGCTAAGAAGAAAGTAACAAGGAGGCAGCAAGAGGAGGAGAAGATCGAGAGGCTTGTGAGAGACTACTCGGCTTCTAATGATGTAGTCAGCTTGGACTGGAAGAAAATGAAGATACCTCCTGTTCTTTCTTCCACTGAACATACTTGGTTGTTTAAGTTGATGCAACCTATGAAG GCTCTTCTTGAAGTGAAAGATGAATTGCAAAAGAGCTTGGGAAAAGAGCCTAGGGAAGCTGAAATAGCTAGAGAGATCAATATGAGTGTGGCTgaagtgaaaaagaaaatcaaagttGGTAAAGCTGCAAGGAACAAACTTATTAAG CACAATCTCCGCCTTGTCTTGTTTGTTATGAACAAATACTTTCAAGACTTCACCAACGGACCAAAGTTCCAAGACCTCTGTCAAGCCGGTATGAAAGGGCTTATCACAGCTATTGACCGGTTTGAACCAAAAAGAAAGTTTCGTCTTTCTACTTATGGTTTGTTTTGGATTAGACATGCCATCATACGGTCTATGACAACCTCGAACTTCACTCGTGTCCCATTTGGACTTGAATCG GTTAGAGTGGAGATCTATAAAGCAAAGATGGAGCTATTGTTTGAGCTGGGAAGACTCCCTACAGAGGAAGAGGTTGTTGAGAGACTCAAGATATCACCTGAGAGATACCGTGAAGTGTTGAGAGCCGCAAAACCGGTTTACTCGCTGAACACAAAACATTCGGTTACTCAAGAAGAGTTTATCAATGGAATCACGGATGTTGATGGTGTAGGAGCTGATAACAGAATACAACCTGCTCTTCTCAGGCTAGCTCTTGACGATGTG CTGGATTCATTGAAGCCTAAAGAGAGTCTAGTTATTCGACAAAGATACGGTCTTGATGGGAAAGGAGACAGGACACTAGGAGAGATAGCTGGAAATCTCAACATCTCCAGAGAAATGGTGAGGAAACATGAAGTCAAGGCCTTGATGAAGCTCAAGCATCAAGCTCGAGTTGATTACCTCCGTCAATACATCAtctga
- the LOC106364072 gene encoding arabinogalactan protein 41: MSVSRLFFGVLTILAVVSSILLSMAHAQSAAPAPAPTSDGTTIDQGIAYLLMLVALVLTYLIH; this comes from the exons atgtcGGTTTCAAGGCTTTTCTTCGGAGTTCTTACAATCCTAGCTGTAGTTTCCTCTATTTTGTTGTCAATGGCACATGCTCAATCAGCAGCTCCTGCTCCAGCTCCGACAAGCGATG GAACAACAATAGACCAAGGCATAGCATATCTCCTTATGTTGGTGGCATTGGTCCTTACTTATCTCATCCATTGA